Genomic DNA from Accipiter gentilis chromosome 9, bAccGen1.1, whole genome shotgun sequence:
CCCTCAAacctcccagggaccccccccccaaaccccccaggacccccccataCCATCAATCAGGGCCTGAGTGGCAGCATCaaaggggggtgctggggggggctcctCAGGACCCTTCTCCTCAGGGTGCTGCggggggggcacctggggggACAGTGGGGTCAGGAGTGGGGGCCCAACCCCCCCAtagcagggtggggtggggggggacacccagctgCACCCTATGGCCCCCCCCACCTTCAGCTCTTCCTCAGGGCCTTCACcgtcatcttcttcctcttcttcttcagcctcttcttcctcttcctcctcctcctcggggggagTCTCCTCCAGGGGGGGctcggggtggggcggggggggctcggCTTGGCCCTGCACATGGtggtgggggtgcagggggggtggaTCAGGCTCTGTCCCTcacccccgtgcctcagtttccccatacCAACTTCTCATAGCACCTACCCAAACGTGGGAGGCAGCAAGGCTTCCCCCTACCAAAAccctggagccccccccccccccccaaaagcctgGACACCCCTCCCAGACCCACCTGGGGCCGGTAGTGGTGCTTGATGGTGGCCCAGAGACGGTCACGAAAGGTGGCAGCATCCACCGGGGCCGGGTCCCCCAGCAgcgcctggggtgggggggacacggggggtgtgtggggggggggggtcaccttCCTGGACGCCTGGGTTCCCCCAGGCCCTGGgggtgggtgcggggggggggggggtcccacctgGGCCTCCTCCTCCGAGACGGCGCCGTCCCCGTCGGTGTCCAGCTCAGGGCGGGCGCGCAGCTCCGCCACCGTCACCCTGGGGAGGGGTCGTGGGGTGAGGGAGGGTCCTGGGTGCTGTGCCCCCCCACCTGGAGACcacccccccgtgccccccgcccccccgcagcTCACCACCCGTCCCCGTCGGCATCCAGCTCAGCGAAGGCCTCGTCCGCCCGCGCTGCctcctgcgccgccgccgccgctgcgcgctgctctgctgggagagacgctgttttgggggggggggacgacaccaacacccaggtgtccgggggaCCCCCACACCCACCCATGGGACCCAGGCGTCTCAGagaccccctcacccccacccatGGGGATCCAGGTGCCCAGGAGACCCCCACCCACAGGGACTCAGGCATCTGGGggaccccctcacccccacccatgggtcccagcccccccggcccccagggGGTCCGTACCCTCCCAGCGCCGCTGATGCTCCTCCTTGGCCGCCCGCTCGGGCCCCTCGGCCGCCTCCTTGGCTGCCCGCAGGGTCCCCACGCGCTGCTCCAGCCCCCGCCGggtctcctgcagcccccccagccgcCCCTGCCAGAGGGGTCAGCACCCcgggacccccaaaacccctcctgcacccccaaacccaacGCTTCCCAGCCCAggaccccccacacccccccccataACCCCTACACGTTCCCCAGGACCCCTGGTGTCCCCTGTGCGACTCCTATGCGTTACATGTCCCCTCTGAGACACCCACGTGCCCCCCCACGTCCCTCAAGACCCCCTACACCCCCATGGGACCCGCATGTGCCCCCCAGAACCCCTATGTCCCCCATATGCCCCCGAGACCCCCTATATCTCCCATGGGACCCCCATGTGCCCCTCATGCCACCCCCCAGGATCTCTGTGCAACTCCCACACACCATGTGGGCCCCCCCACCTGTCTCCTCAGCTCCCCCACATAAGCCAAACACCCCGAGGGGCCCCCCAcacccccatgggacccccacctgcccccccaAGAACCCCTACATCCCCCACATGCCCCCCAATAACTCCTATGCCCCCCACATGCCCCTCCAGCACCCCCTCCATCCCtcaggtgaccccccccccccacgtctCCCAGCTCCCCTACACCCCCCCATACTCCCCCTCAAGACCCCTGTGTGACTCCTACACACCACGTGGGCCCccccatgtgtcccccccccccccaccaggtaCCTGCTTTTCCAGGCGCCCAGCGGCCGCCTCCTGCACCAGCTGCTGTTTGATGCGGAATCCCTCGCGTGCCACCTCTGCCCGGCGCTGCAGGGCTTCCCGCTCCCACCggcccagctccctgcaggcaCCGGCAcggggagggtgggtgggggggcacCCCATCATGCAGacgccccccccccgctgccccccccccagttcttcCCAGTCTCACTTGCAGGTGTTCTCGCAGGCGGCTCCACTGTCGTACTCGTCAGTGGCATCGCAGCAGtctgggggggtgagggggggggtgttcagcaccctggggacccccagacccccccccaagGACTCCAACACCTCTCAGAGACACCCAAgagcccccccgggacccccctgcACCCAAGAGAAGCCCCCGAAAGAAAGCCCTGCACACAGGAGCCCCCCCAGGACCTCCCCTCTCCACCCTCTGGGACCCCCAGAACCACCCCTGGGACCCCAACACCTCTCAGAGACACCCAAgagcccccccccgggacccccaaaaACTCCCCTGGGACCCCACCACCTCTCTCCGAGGCCTCACAAGCACCTTCCCGCCCCTTCTCTCTACCACAGAGAGCTTAGGGGGGACACGACCCCAGTTCCCTTCCAGGAGCTGAGACCCCACTCAGCAAAACCTCAGGGATGCCCTGACCCCCTCTCCAGggacccccgtgtcccccccactcccccgaAGCCCCCCTAGGGACCCCGACCCACCGCAGACACCGTCGTTGACGTGGGCTGAGGGGATGTTCTGGGGCCGGTACCCGGCGTTGGTGCAGTGGAAGCGGCCATTGGGACACGCCGccgtccctggggggggggagcgggggggagcggtcaggacacctgggtcccccggGGGGTGTCCCTGGTGTTCAGGGGTGCGGGGAGAGGGCTGACCGGGCTCGTCGGAGCCATCACGACAGTCGCAATAGTCATCGTTGACCCAGGCGAAGGCGATGGTGGCGGAACCGTCCAGACAGGTGAAGGGCTTCGAGGCCTCGTAGAAGTGATGgtctggggggggcggggagggggcacatGGACGTATATACGGggcggtttggggggggtcagaTGCCGGGgtcaccccccccaaacccgtcACTCACTGGAGAGGGAGACGCCGCGGGGCCGCGTCACCTCCACGGTACCCGGCAGCACCGGCACCAGCactggcaccagcagcagcagcggcggcagcatgGCGGgacgccgcgggggggggggctgggggctcagGTCAggcctcctgccccccacccccggccctaTAGAGCCCCCCTATAGAGGCCTGCCACGCCCCCTTCAGAGCTCTTCCCACCCCAGGGCTTCTTACGTCCCCGTGGAcccccccataaccccccccaGGGAGCCCTACAGCCCCCCCCGGGCCCCTACAGACCCCCTAGAaatgcccccagcccccccatagGCCCCCTCgctccccagagcccccccccagctgctcccctgGAGCTCCCTATACCCCCCCCAGGACACTCTAcagaccccccaggaccccctatATGCCCCCCCAGGACCTCCTATgcgcccccagacccccccagatTATCCAAGCCCCCGCTTAcgcccccccggcaccccctaGAGAAGCCCACAAGCCCCCCTCTAGGCTCCCCAGACCCCCTATACACCCCCCAGGCCCCCTTACACGCCCTCACGaccccctgtaacccccccccagaccccctgtaccccccccaacccccccccccatgcgCCCCCCCGgtcccctatagaccccccccgGTACCGCGGGAGCCGTCCGCGCGCAGCCCGTTCAGGGTCCACACGGCGGAACCGGAAGCGGGTGAGGAGGAActtccggccgccgccgccatcttgggtgCGGCAGCCTCGCCGGCCTTCCTCCCCTCCCGTCCCACCGCCATCTTGGGTGTGGCGGTCGCCGCCAGCCATCTTGGGTGCGGCGGCTTCCCCGACCCTCCCCCCTCCCGTCGCCATCTTGAGTGTGGCGGCGCGGGCCAATGGGCGCCCGCGCGTCCGGTTGCCACAGCGACGGggtgggcggggccgggcgcgcgGAGCGGCCGGAGCCGGGGCGGCACGTGcgtgcggggctgggggggggggtcccggaggggggggggggaggggagggggttggagcccccccctcaccccccccccccgacccccctccccccccccccccccagggaccggGAGCTGCTCCGGGACCCCCGCCCCGTTCCGCCATGGccgccccccggccgccgccgccccggggcaaGAGCCAGGACGCAGgtaccggcgggggggggggggggccggggggtccCGTGTGGGTGCGGGGGGGGGTCGCTGacaccctgtgccccccccccagacccccccccgggccgggggctgcgggcccAGCACCGGCGGCTGCAGCGGGACCTGGCGCAGGCCCTGGCGGTGaggaaggggcggggcggggcgggggggcctgACCCGGGCGTGACCCCGGCGTGACCCCGGCGTGACCCcgcagggggaggaggtgactctgctggagctgctgcggcGCCGCCCCGAGGGCCGGGGGCTGCTGCGCCTGCGCGACCCCGGGGTGCGCGGGGGTCAGGGGTCAAGGGAGGTCACCGGGGGTCACCGGGGGGTCAGAGGGGacctgggggggatttggggggggggggggtcaaggggtCATCGGGGGGTTGGGGGATTAGGGGGGGACTTTGGGGTTCACAGGGGGTCAGGGGGGACTTGGGGTCACAGGGGGTCATGGCACAGCTTGGGAGGTCACGGGGAGGTCATGGGGGTCAGGAGGgactggggggtcctggggggtcatgggggatttgggggtcacaGGGAGGTCAGGGGCGATTTGGGGGGTCACAGGGGTCATGGCGCAGCTTGGGAGGTTACGGGAAGGTCATGGGGTCAGGGGGGTCATGGGGTCAGAAGGGACTTGCAGGTCATGGGGGGTcagaggggatttgggggtcacGGGGGTCGTGGCACAGCTGGGGGGTCATGGGGTGGTCGGAAAGGACTTGGGGGTCACAGGGAGGTCAGGGGCGATTTGGGGGGTCACAGGGGTCATGGCGCAGCTTGGGAGGTCACGGGGAGGTCATGGGGGCcagaggggatttgggggtcacGGGTGGGTCATGGCGCAGCTCGGGGGGGGTCACAGGGacttgggggggatttggggggggcggggggggggccggaccTGCGGGGtgaccccccgcccccccagcggGCGCGGGCGctgctctgccgccgcctctggGGGCAACGACGCCGCCTGGACGCGctgggcccccccccggccccggggagggccccccctgaccccctcccgcgcccccccgccgccgccccaccGGCCACCGACcaggtgggtgtcccccccctcgcccccgccccACAGACCCCTgcgggaggtttttttttttttggggggggggggcacccacgtattcccccccccccgccccccgtgtccctgcaggcggggaggctgcggggggggctggggcggctgcggctgcgggTGGAGGAGGCCGAGCGGCTGACGGGGCTCTACCGCTGCCTGGGGGCACATCTCCAGGTATCCGCGACCCACGGCGCGACCCACGCCGTGCCCCACGCCGTGCCCCACGCCGTGCCCCACACCGCGACCCACGTATCGGTCCCAAACCACACCCCACACCTCTGCCCCATACCTGTGCCCCACACCGCACCCCTCGCTGCGCCCCACACCCACATGGGGACGGGACCGGGAAGGGGTGTGGGCTTTGGCCACCCCCGGGttggggtcccatgggtgctgggtcCCACcggtgcaggggggggggggagggggtgtggggtgtgtgtccCACA
This window encodes:
- the PRKCSH gene encoding glucosidase 2 subunit beta isoform X2 gives rise to the protein MLPPLLLLVPVLVPVLPGTVEVTRPRGVSLSNHHFYEASKPFTCLDGSATIAFAWVNDDYCDCRDGSDEPGTAACPNGRFHCTNAGYRPQNIPSAHVNDGVCDCCDATDEYDSGAACENTCKELGRWEREALQRRAEVAREGFRIKQQLVQEAAAGRLEKQGRLGGLQETRRGLEQRVGTLRAAKEAAEGPERAAKEEHQRRWEEQRAAAAAAQEAARADEAFAELDADGDGWVTVAELRARPELDTDGDGAVSEEEAQALLGDPAPVDAATFRDRLWATIKHHYRPQGQAEPPPPHPEPPLEETPPEEEEEEEEEAEEEEEEDDGEGPEEELKVPPPQHPEEKGPEEPPPAPPFDAATQALIDAAQQAREELEEAERALKEAEESIRALEQELAFDFGPQGEFSYLYNQCYELGTSEYIYRLCPFKRVSQKPKHGGAETNLGTWGAWAGPEHDRFSAMKYEHGTGCWQGPNRATTVKLSCGTETAVTATTEPSRCEYLMELVTPAACRTPPSHEDHDEL
- the PRKCSH gene encoding glucosidase 2 subunit beta isoform X1, with the translated sequence MLPPLLLLVPVLVPVLPGTVEVTRPRGVSLSNHHFYEASKPFTCLDGSATIAFAWVNDDYCDCRDGSDEPGTAACPNGRFHCTNAGYRPQNIPSAHVNDGVCDCCDATDEYDSGAACENTCKELGRWEREALQRRAEVAREGFRIKQQLVQEAAAGRLEKQGRLGGLQETRRGLEQRVGTLRAAKEAAEGPERAAKEEHQRRWEAEQRAAAAAAQEAARADEAFAELDADGDGWVTVAELRARPELDTDGDGAVSEEEAQALLGDPAPVDAATFRDRLWATIKHHYRPQGQAEPPPPHPEPPLEETPPEEEEEEEEEAEEEEEEDDGEGPEEELKVPPPQHPEEKGPEEPPPAPPFDAATQALIDAAQQAREELEEAERALKEAEESIRALEQELAFDFGPQGEFSYLYNQCYELGTSEYIYRLCPFKRVSQKPKHGGAETNLGTWGAWAGPEHDRFSAMKYEHGTGCWQGPNRATTVKLSCGTETAVTATTEPSRCEYLMELVTPAACRTPPSHEDHDEL